A stretch of Cyanobacterium sp. HL-69 DNA encodes these proteins:
- a CDS encoding subgroup IIb dihydroorotase, which produces MTSDLLIRQAEIFLPDGDILLGDVRVKQGKIAEIGTDLEVGDERIIDAQGLTLLPGVIDPQVHFREPGLEYKEDLFTASCACVMGGVTSFLEMPNTRPLTTTQEALNDKLYRASQKSLVNYGFFMGATADNLDDLRDANPSCGIKIFMGSSHGALLVSTEEQIEPIFAKGSRLIAVHAEDQGRIVERKKEFHGITKPAIHSTIQDETAALNATKLALKLSKKYQRRLHILHLSTGIEAEYLREHKPSWVSTEVTPQHLLLNTDAYETIGTFAQMNPPLRSPENNDILWKALMDGVIDCIATDHAPHTLEEKAKEYPNSPSGMPGVETSLPLMLTEHKKGRCTLAHVVKWMCSAPAKLYNIPNKGAIALDYDADIILVDLKNHRPVLRENLQTKCGWSPFEGWSLTGFPVYTIVGGQVAMEKGIINTEVRGKALSFDA; this is translated from the coding sequence ATGACATCAGATTTATTGATTAGACAAGCTGAAATATTTTTACCTGATGGGGATATTTTACTAGGAGACGTACGGGTAAAACAAGGTAAAATTGCAGAAATCGGCACAGATTTAGAAGTGGGAGACGAAAGAATAATCGATGCTCAGGGGTTAACTCTTTTACCTGGAGTAATTGATCCTCAAGTACATTTCAGAGAGCCTGGTTTGGAGTATAAAGAAGACTTGTTTACCGCTTCTTGTGCCTGTGTCATGGGGGGAGTTACCTCTTTTCTGGAAATGCCTAATACTCGCCCCCTAACCACTACCCAAGAGGCTTTGAATGATAAGTTATACAGGGCTTCTCAAAAGTCTTTGGTCAATTACGGCTTTTTTATGGGTGCCACGGCGGATAATTTGGATGATTTGCGAGATGCTAACCCCAGTTGTGGTATTAAAATATTTATGGGTTCATCCCATGGGGCTTTGTTGGTGAGTACGGAAGAACAAATTGAGCCGATTTTTGCCAAAGGAAGCCGTTTAATTGCGGTTCATGCGGAGGATCAGGGTAGAATTGTAGAAAGAAAAAAAGAGTTTCATGGTATTACAAAACCTGCTATCCATTCCACCATTCAGGATGAGACGGCGGCGTTAAATGCCACTAAGTTGGCTTTGAAGTTGTCCAAGAAGTATCAGCGTCGGTTACATATTCTCCATTTGAGTACGGGCATTGAGGCGGAATATTTACGGGAGCATAAGCCTAGTTGGGTTTCTACGGAAGTAACCCCCCAACATTTATTGTTAAATACCGATGCCTATGAAACCATTGGCACTTTTGCCCAGATGAATCCCCCGTTGCGATCGCCCGAAAACAATGATATATTATGGAAGGCGTTAATGGATGGTGTGATCGATTGCATTGCTACTGACCATGCACCCCACACTTTGGAGGAAAAAGCGAAGGAATATCCTAATAGTCCTTCGGGAATGCCGGGGGTAGAAACTTCTTTGCCTTTGATGTTGACGGAGCATAAAAAAGGACGGTGTACCCTTGCCCATGTGGTCAAATGGATGTGTAGCGCCCCTGCTAAATTATATAATATACCGAATAAAGGTGCGATCGCCCTTGATTATGATGCCGATATAATCTTGGTGGATTTAAAAAATCATCGTCCTGTGTTACGTGAAAACCTGCAAACTAAATGCGGTTGGAGTCCTTTTGAGGGTTGGAGTTTAACAGGCTTTCCAGTTTATACCATCGTTGGTGGTCAAGTCGCCATGGAAAAAGGTATTATTAACACTGAGGTAAGAGGTAAAGCCCTTTCTTTTGATGCTTAG
- the copZ gene encoding copper chaperone CopZ, whose translation MISVKVPSIACEVCAETITKAIINSEPKAQVTVDIPNKIVNVETLASVDIIKGAIAQAGHECAD comes from the coding sequence ATGATTTCTGTAAAAGTTCCCTCCATTGCCTGTGAAGTATGTGCTGAAACTATTACCAAGGCTATCATCAATAGTGAGCCAAAAGCTCAAGTTACGGTGGATATACCTAATAAAATAGTTAATGTGGAAACTCTAGCTAGTGTAGATATTATTAAAGGTGCGATCGCCCAGGCTGGTCATGAGTGCGCTGATTAG